A genomic segment from Chanos chanos chromosome 2, fChaCha1.1, whole genome shotgun sequence encodes:
- the LOC115804926 gene encoding protocadherin alpha-3-like has translation MEQRRRPSQLLRLAFLTVILLFWREVAGQIRYSVSEDQKDGTIVGNIAKDLGIDSKTLKVRGFRIVSTSSESPFKVNQNDGALYVNGKLDREQVCEKSSVCLINLKIALENPLEIHYIAIEVVDVNDHAPSFPEREKRLEIWESALPGARYQLQAARDPDGGSHSVQQYKLSSNDYFRIEVKDRGEDRKMPFLILQKQLDREAISNHKLLLTAVDGGQPPKSGTMEITIDVLDVNDNMPIFSKEMYSVRLNENVPVGTTVIQVNATDLDDGSNGEVFYAFGNDVDSKLLEVFHLDPTTGVITVKGELDFEEQNNYEIDIRASDRGPVPLTADKSVIVNIVDINDNVPEIEVTSFSRAIPEDSRPGTTVALISVNDRDSGLNGKVFCSVENDVNFQLTPSLQDNIYSLVTKSSLDREKRSQHDITLVVKDAGHPPLLSHKTLTVMISDVNDNSPRFSHTPYMFYVTENNFPGESVFSVSASDLDSGENAIISYQIWRGRGEENEYASFLNINPENGKVYALKRFDFETIKSFNFLVIASDSGSPSLSSNVTVNVFILDENDNSPMILSPVSTNGSAEGVEEIPRNVNAGHLVTKIRAYDADVGYNGWLLFSLQDITDHSLFGLDRYTGQIRTLRSFTETDEAVHKLVIVVKDNGNVSLSATASVIIKAVEPKEAYAASDVTNVIKSDEESNVTFYLIITLGSVSVLFVISIIVLIVMQCSKPTDYSSKYLQDTNYDGTLCHSIQYRSGDKRYMLVGPRMSIGSTIVPGSNGNTLVVSDHRRKDSGEDLGLQTLREMKHLGMERSGL, from the exons GTCGCTGGCCAGATTAGGTACTCTGTTTCTGAGGACCAGAAAGATGGAACCATTGTGGGAAATATTGCAAAAGATTTGGGCATCGATTCTAAAACCTTAAAGGTTAGAGGATTCCGTATTGTGTCAACATCAAGCGAATCCCCGTTTAAGGTAAACCAGAATGATGGCGCTTTGTACGTGAATGGGAAATTAGACAGAGAACAGGTATGCGAgaaaagcagtgtgtgtttgatcaacCTGAAAATCGCACTCGAAAATCCACTAGAGATACACTACATCGCAATAGAGGTAGTTGACGTTAATGATCATGCTCCGAGTTTcccggagagagagaaacggttAGAGATATGGGAGTCTGCTTTACCAGGAGCGCGTTATCAGCTACAGGCTGCACGTGACCCTGATGGTGGTTCTCATTCTGTCCAACAGTACAAGTTGAGCAGCAACGATTATTTTCGAATAGAAGTTAAGGATCGCGGTGAAGACCGCAAAATGCCATTTCTTATTCTACAAAAGCAGTTAGACAGAGAAGCTATCAGCAATCATAAACTTCTCCTTACTGCAGTCGATGGGGGTCAACCCCCCAAATCGGGAACAATGGAGATAACCATAGATGTTCTAGATGTAAACGATAACATGCCTATTTTTTCTAAAGAGATGTACTCAGTCAGGCTAAATGAGAATGTTCCAGTAGGTACGACAGTGATTCAGGTGAACGCCACCGATTTGGATGACGGTTCAAATGGAGAAGTCTTTTATGCGTTTGGTAACGACGTTGACAGCAAGCTACTCGAAGTTTTTCACTTAGATCCTACAACAGGTGTAATAACTGTGAAAGGAGAGCTAGATTTTGAGGAGCAAAACAATTATGAGATAGATATTCGAGCTTCTGATAGGGGACCCGTTCCTTTAACAGCAGACAAAAGCGTGATTGTAAATATTGTTGACATTAATGACAATGTGCCCGAGATTGAAGTGACTTCATTTTCAAGAGCAATCCCGGAGGATTCAAGACCTGGGACTACGGTTGCTCTTATAAGTGTAAACGACAGGGATTCAGGACTTAATGGCAAAGTGTTCTGCTCAGTGGAAAACGACGTGAACTTTCAGCTCACTCCATCTTTACAGGACAACATTTACTCTCTAGTTACTAAATCGTCTTTGGATAGAGAGAAACGTTCTCAGCATGACATCACCCTAGTCGTCAAAGACGCAGGCCACCCGCCCCTTTTGTCTCATAAGACTTTAACTGTCATGATATCAGATGTGAACGATAACAGTCCGAGGTTTTCTCATACCCCATACATGTTTTATGTGACAGAAAACAATTTCCCAGGTGAATCTGTTTTCTCAGTATCAGCTTCAGACCTTGATTCGGGTGAAAACGCCATTATTAGCTATCAGATTTGGAGAGGCAGGGGCGAAGAAAATGAATATGCCTCATTCTTAAATATTAACCCTGAAAATGGTAAGGTTTACGCGTTAAAACGCTTTGACTTTGAAACGATCAAATCATTTAACTTTCTCGTAATAGCCAGTGACTCCGGAAGTCCGTCACTAAGTAGCAACGTGACAGTGAACGTGTTTATTCTGGATGAGAACGATAATTCCCCGATGATCTTGTCTCCAGTCAGCACTAATGGTTCTGCTGAAGGTGTGGAAGAGATTCCCCGAAATGTGAACGCAGGCCATTTGGTGACTAAAATCAGAGCCTATGACGCCGATGTAGGATACAACGGCTGGTTATTATTTTCACTACAGGACATTACTGACCACAGTCTCTTTGGTTTGGACCGCTATACAGGACAGATAAGGACTCTTCGGTCATTCACAGAAACCGACGAGGCTGTGCACAAACTGGTTATAGTGGTCAAAGACAACGGGAACGTTTCACTTTCAGCAACGGCAAGTGTGATTATCAAGGCTGTGGAGCCAAAGGAAGCTTATGCGGCCTCCGATGTTACAAACGTGATAAAAAGTGATGAAGAAAGCAAcgtgacattttatttgatcattaCCTTGGGCTCAGTTTCCGTGCTTTTTGTGATCAGTATCATTGTGCTGATTGTAATGCAGTGCTCCAAACCCACAGACTATTCCTCCAAGTACTTACAAGATACAAATTACGACGGGACACTGTGTCATAGTATCCAGTACAGATCTGGAGACAAACGGTACATGCTAGTTGGACCCAGAATGAGTATCGGTTCTACTATAGTCCCGGGCAGCAATGGAAATACGCTAGTGGTATCAGATCACAGGCGAAAAGATTCTGGAGAG GACCTGGGTTTGCAAActctgagagaaatgaaacatctTGGCATGGAAAGGTCAGGACTGTAG